Below is a genomic region from Biomphalaria glabrata chromosome 3, xgBioGlab47.1, whole genome shotgun sequence.
ATCCAAGATTCTTTTCATTATCAGATTTTTACCTTTAGGACCCTTTGATCACCGTCGTCAACCATTTTAACCAGAGAAGAcaatttctccgtctgagctagCACTATGAGCGCCAGCCAGACTTATCAATCTTGAGCAACGCCCATAATATTTACACAGAGGCAAAaggatacattttaaaatcaaattgagTAGTTAGTGTTTGTTCAAGTATGTCAATGTTTGCAATCAATTTTTACTGAGAAATTTTGTgctcagtttgatgcccctcatcaacttgatgccccgtgcggcccgcaccacccgcacatggctatagctacgccactggctcaGACCACTTCCTTGccagtggcaaatgtaagctccgacATAAtcgccaaccaaaacgagccacacgaccccgcccatttaatgtagacaagcttaaagacggcaatatATCATCCTACTCGAAATCAAAGCTCCAATAAACAAGTTTTCATTGGAATTTGCACCAATAGTCAGttactttgtttacaatttaaagatatttcaCAGAGGATATTTTTTCAAAGATCAtatagaccagtgatgctcaaactacggcccgcgccGCGACGTGGTTCAGACTTCCCTGCTTGAGAAATTTCTTCAatgcagacaatagatttctacGCCTTGTTGTCCTCATGAACCTTGCACATTTCTGAAATTCTGGgtatgatcacaatgtttacaagaacTTAATTTAGTGGAAAACTTTCAGTTACAAGACGCCTGAAACCATTGTTACATATTGACTTATGGGTGTAAGTAGATCTACAGCATACATGGGATtgtgataaaactatttaaaatgttttagtctctatttctttttttatatctttcgttaatgtggcccgcgacacgagtgtcggaaattaaaatgtccCCCAGGCCGTATAAGGTTGGGCACCACTGGTATAGACTGTtcgtctggccaaaagtttgtacaccttatttctctaCAACTAATCTctgaatcaagctgaaattttgcacaattatttcttttaccttattttttttttttggtatctcaaacaagggaaagaaattgtacttggctGAAGTGGTAtaggctgaattagtcccctttatagattgtcatctgaggcttagtgaacacaaacatgaactaTAGAATCTttcatgttcatagactcttcacTAGTACAGTGGTTACTgcattggcttgagaagcctgagaaggtttTAGCCCATAAGTTCTTTCTtccacccctttccaactggtccagacaagtaatTAATactcttaatataagcttttttttttttttaaagtatttttttggaCTTCGCTTGTTTTAACAACGAAATTCATTAAAAAGTTAATTCAAAGCACTATAAGTAGAAAGACAGAGATTGATGATAGATGAACAAGAaatattctcctgacatatattAAAAGTTTACTATTGTTAATTGAATAATTCAATTTAATGCCAAAATTATAAGTTAAACTTTAGCTGATCTTCCATGattgaaataaacaataatatatttacATGATGTTATAGCTGTAAAGGTTTAAGCAAAGAGTAATGAGTTCAATGACATTCTTTTGGCCTTACAAAGATGGTACGAGTGTAATGAGTACATGTTTAGATATTTTAAACAGCagtctcttcattttgttttagcaTGGGAAATTTACTTCATTAGCTTTCTATTTCAATTTGTCTTAGTTTCAGTttggttttattttaagaacccattttcaattatttacatgaaaaaaataaattgttgtcTTAAAGATTCTGATTGTCTATCTGCTGCTTCTCTCAGCATAAAAGAATGATTTTAATGTATCACAACTATCTTCACCTAATAGTTCAGTAATGACCTTAATGTAATCTCATTGGATTCACTTATTCTAACAATGCACAGagatttattttacaaagataaacaaaaatatgttctCTTCAATTACACAAAAAGAGTTGCTGAGTTAGttcttttatgtttaaaataacaGAATATTCTACCAAATGATGTGGTTATTGTAATTAGGATTAATTTGGCACAGGGTGCCCTTTAATCCTTTAAGGATTCTAAAAatatgagattttgtttttgttaaaaaaaaaaaaaagatgttattTCAAAATTTCAGCTACTTTTTGTATTATCAAAGcactttaatttatttcatgaattaaaaattataatttataattatgtaCCTGATACCGGTACAAACTTTAtttgtagaaaagaaaaatacattcacaaaaaatcacaaaagttgtttttatgtACTAATCAGAATTAAATGCAATAAGAAACAACAATATTTTGTAAGCTAGGATTCAGTCTTTGCTTTTATGCTTTTTACTTCTACTATGCTTTTTATGCTtatgttttttatgttttgatttGTGTCTATAGCTAGTGTCACTATCAGAGGAACTAGCTTTGGGTTCTTTATCCAAGACATTGGCCAAGATCTCACTAGAAGGCAAGATGGGTGTATCAATGTCTAATGCTTCTGTTTTGATTTCTTGAAATAAATTCAAGCCTACTTCTGTTAAAGCATTGGGCGTGGCATCTATGTTGTTTGTATCACCATGCAAAGATGAGCTTTGAGGGGGATCTCTatcattgtttttttcatcCTCATTCGTAATTACATGTCTCTTATCTCCAGTGAATCTTTCTCTTGACCTGTCTCTATGTCTTGACTTTTCCTTTGATCTTCTCCTCTCTCTTGACCTGTCTCTACCTTTGGATCTGTCCCATGACCTATCTCTTTCTTttgatctttttctttctctagatCTATCCCTTCCTCTAACAtaataatttctggatcttcttTTTTCAATTGACCTTTCTCTTGACCTATTTCTCTCTACGTCTCTTGCCCTCCAGGAATCATTAGATCCTCGCTTAGgactctctcttcttctttctttatctgGATATGCAACTTTGTTAGCATTGTATTCAGATTGTTCATCCTCTTCCTTTCCACCTGTAGAGTTAACATCTTTGTGTCTCTCCTCTGGTGCCAAAATTTCCATCTGATTGTATATAACTTCTCGAATGATCTAATTCAGAGGAGAAATAACAATAAGGAAAAATTAAAGGTTTGTTATCAGCTCAAAGGCagacataaaaattaaacataaaaataagtcTCAAAGGTTAGGCTGTACACATAACATTTATATAAGAAAGCCAGAAGATATCCACATTCATTATTTATAAGATTCATTCATACAACTACTAAAATATTTCaagtctacataataataagagaTACAATGCCCTAAAAAGCCCATTGGCCTGGAAGTGTAGAGTTTAACAGTTAAAAGTGACCTATGAGTTAAAAAAGTTGaaaaggtgtcatgtggacagaaCCATGACTAATAATTATTGTATCCCCCCTAATAATGTTTTTGGGTGGACCCAAGGATGCACTTAAATCCTGAATTAACATCCTAGTTTATGTAAAATGAGCTTATAACCatccaaaaataattaaaaactgtACAGTAGGCTCTAATTCATCAAGTTTAAATGAGTCAAGAACTAAAGGTtagtagtgaaaaaaaaaactaaacttgagggaaataatgaaataaaaatactaagagcatattttttaaagttgttcatAAATTTTTTATTGGATTAAATTGTACCTCAGTATAAGACTTTTTAGTAATATGCACATTCTTAGCTCTGTAACTCTGACGTCTTCTCTTCAAGTCCCTGAGAGCTGCTAGCTGTTCAAGTTTAGAAGAATACTGCTTGTTATTCTGCTCATCCAGTAAACCTGAAATTTAAGAAAGTTGTCACCAACAGGCACTATGATGACTTATAACACAATATGTTTTTTGACAGTTTTATTCACAGATCGTAAGGGTGAGACCTGCTTATCTCTCATATGACTCATCAACTTATCCCCTTAACTATCTTCTCTATATTTTTCAGAATCATGATGTATAGCTAAAATAGACACTATTACATTTTATCAGCTAAATACCTTTTTTAACAAGGCTACCCCAATCAGTGGTCAGCAAGTCATCATTGCGGTCAACTGGAATAACTTTGCCAGCTTCATGAGAACCTCGTACTACATATTGATAAAGAGCCAATCTATCTTCCTGAGTCAGCACAATATTTTCATCTATGTGACTGATAGGCATCTTGCGATGACCAGTGTACACttgaaaaataaacacaaaagttgtttttttaattcataaaacTACTTGACATTTGATATTGGTTCTGTAGAACATTATTTTATCATCTATGTTAACAtatcatatttaaaaatgtattcattttatagaaagttaaaaaaaaaaatgaatactaaCCTAGGAATGTACACTTACCTTGGCCAGTAGCAATGCTATGGTCCcaaataattttgttcaataaaTTTTCATctgaaaaataattgtgatatgAGTTACATTTCTTTAGACATTAGTTCAATGAAAGTGACTCAGCATTCATTATATTTATTCAAGCATCCTCATCAAGTATATACTTTGCTTCACAGTTGGCTATATTTAAAGCTAGCTCTACTTTACTATAGAATTTCATGCCTCAAATGGAATCTTTTGATGGCTCAATCTCTGAAtactttattaaaaatatatatgactTCACAGCTTATTAAGCAGAATTGTTAATGCATATATAGAATTACCAAACACTTACCTATTACAATTTTAAGTATTGAGTTTGCATTGGAATAAAATGAGTCTAGATCCTGAAGAAGTGATGGCTGAAAAATTTACATAGAAAATATAACTTTGGTccagaaataataaaatcaagTTGTGTTATATTATGTATCACAGGAAAAGAAATTTCTTGTTTAGATTTTGTCAAATATCCTTATTCTGAGAAGTTCAATTTTCATGGTATAAACTGAAACCTTGATGTCATActttctacattttttaatcaatatatttatattactatGACAGTGTTAGGGGAAGGTTCCCCCCTCCtatattcaacttttttttttaaattttagtattttaaatttaacataTTCTTTTCTGCACAAGAAGCACTTGACATAATAAGACAGATATAGGgatgtaagaaagaaaaaaaaaattctgaccCAAATGATGGACTagaatatgtataaaaaaaaaacaactactttattaataaaaaaaaatcatgcttGGTTTTTGAGTTCTTTAGCATATTTTACTACCCCTCAATTTAGAAGAAATAGTTTCCACTTgtgctgcctgagacgcataatgggcatctcttggagggaccatgtctccaatcaggaagttttgagattggccaatatgaacagcatgtatgctctcctgacacaaagaagattacgctggctcggacatgtcaccagcatgccagatggtagaatcctgaaagatatcttatatgctgagcttgtggaaggagtcagacccaagggccgcccaagactaacatatagagatgtctgcaagtgagacgtgagagccacaggcatcagcgaaagtatgtgggaaaacatagccaaagaccggagcgcatggagacagactgtgcgtgctgggacaacccttgctgagaacaaaagaattgaagcagccttaatcaagagggaaaaaaagaaagctgccctgtccgctagccctgaatcagaggcatacacatgtatgaattgtggcaaagtctgccgttctagaattggcttgattagtcacaccagattctgccccgtctcaagattaaaccaaaaccagtgactcatttgggcgcatccattgcctttcgagacaaaaggagccatatatatatataatttagaaGAAATTGAaatgatgtctttttttttctatagcatTTGTGTAGCCAATATCATGATAATATTTTTCTGCAAATAACAATACAGACATGAGTCTTTTATGGGTTAGACCTAGTTTCTCTACTtggtcacaaaaaaaaactgactaAATAATGGTGGCAATGTGATGGCACCAGAAGTTTATACCTTCATATAATCAAGTAGTATTAACACTCCAAAAGGTTTGCCCACCCACTTTAGAGGTGCACAAAATATGGtagtaaaaaattaaccaaataaaACAATAGCAAACAATTAAGCCATAGAAAAGAATTAAGACTACAAGATATAAACTCTACAAACCAATTCATCTTTCTGATGTCCTGCTGTCAATAGCTTACATTTTTCAATATGTTTCTTCAAGGCTTTCTCAGGCATTATATGATTATTATCATAAGGACAAACTTGCTTCTTCTCAgtctataaaacaaatttttagcaatgaaaaaaaaaagaatactattataatattacacattttttttagataacaaAAAGAAGTACCTTTTATTAAGATATTGTAATTATAGCTAAATAATTTAAGCCTTACTTAGCTATTACatagattaacaataataataataataattatatttaaaaagtgctgttaacaaacataatgtaggctcaaggcgcaaTAATAACATAACGGATAAAAACACAAGTGTTtcctcatcttcttttttgaagtaatgtctgtattatataagataagataagaagacaaaCTAGCCTAAAAATTTTTTGAAcaaataggtcttaatgttcttcttcaATGTAGTGAAGCATGCTATTTGTCTGAAATAAATGGGGAGAGAGTTCAAACCTTGAAtccatgcactgaaaaagcctgcAAACTGAAAGTGTTAAGGGAGAAACATGGCCTGATAAGGAGTATTTAGTCCATGGATTGCAAAGCTCCCTCCCTCCCTCATATATAAATTGCTgtaacttagccaaataacctcaacAAAAGGATTATAAAATAGAACATTTAATCATTAATAAGAAACTAGACCTAGAGCCAAACTAATCACACCACAAGCGTCCTTCTTTTCATCTCTCCTCTAATTTTTGGCCATCTTTAACTTCCTCTATCCTTTCGTGtctgtcctgtgtctcatggtgcacaGTCTCGCACCTAATGAaagtgcgcaatgtagagtcataacaaacaatatatatatctatatctatatatatatatgaggggggtggggggagagagaataaaaaaaactcttcaGTGGGCaagcaaatttttaaataagcagTAAGACCTCTTCTAATAATATTTAGGatttcttaaaaagtatttgtaatAGACCTTGAGAATCTAGAA
It encodes:
- the LOC106055476 gene encoding U11/U12 small nuclear ribonucleoprotein 48 kDa protein-like; this encodes MEEKISSELLNERRQYVESALSFLEAERKKVNDVLEKLGLSSEELLKTEKKQVCPYDNNHIMPEKALKKHIEKCKLLTAGHQKDELPSLLQDLDSFYSNANSILKIVIDENLLNKIIWDHSIATGQVYTGHRKMPISHIDENIVLTQEDRLALYQYVVRGSHEAGKVIPVDRNDDLLTTDWGSLVKKGLLDEQNNKQYSSKLEQLAALRDLKRRRQSYRAKNVHITKKSYTEIIREVIYNQMEILAPEERHKDVNSTGGKEEDEQSEYNANKVAYPDKERRRESPKRGSNDSWRARDVERNRSRERSIEKRRSRNYYVRGRDRSRERKRSKERDRSWDRSKGRDRSRERRRSKEKSRHRDRSRERFTGDKRHVITNEDEKNNDRDPPQSSSLHGDTNNIDATPNALTEVGLNLFQEIKTEALDIDTPILPSSEILANVLDKEPKASSSDSDTSYRHKSKHKKHKHKKHSRSKKHKSKD